From Atribacteraceae bacterium, the proteins below share one genomic window:
- a CDS encoding pyridoxal-dependent decarboxylase produces the protein MDKEAFKRYGYAFIDWLADYQEGLERFPVKSRVEPGEIKGQLPVVPPSEPEAMDQIFSDFQQIVVPGITHWQHPGWFAYFPANTSPPSILAELLTAGLGAQCMVWQTSPAATELEEVVMEWLRQMLQLPEGWKGVIQDTASTATLCALLTAREVATEFSGNTFGVQKPLTVYASEEAHSSIEKGIKIAGFGKTNLRLVPTDRNFAMLPEKLEELIKRDKTQGLTPACVVASVGTTSSTAVDPLKVIGEICRRHRLFLHVDAAFSGTAAILPEKRSLLSGVEYADSFVFNPHKWMFTNFDCSAYFVKDPTLLTRTFEIHPEYLKTGVDAQVSNFRDWGIQLGRRFRALKLWFVIRSYGVEGLRSILREHLRLAEQFKEWVTADPRFELMAPVSVSLVCFRLNDGNRSEEDLTTMNRELLERINATGQAFLTHTVLRGRYAIRMVIASRLTEERHVRATWDFILEQAESVLGKYRKS, from the coding sequence GTGGACAAAGAAGCGTTTAAAAGGTACGGATATGCATTCATCGACTGGCTGGCCGATTATCAGGAAGGCCTGGAGCGTTTCCCGGTTAAATCCCGGGTGGAACCGGGGGAAATCAAGGGTCAATTGCCCGTAGTCCCTCCGAGTGAGCCGGAAGCGATGGATCAGATTTTTTCCGACTTCCAGCAGATTGTCGTTCCGGGGATCACTCACTGGCAGCATCCCGGCTGGTTTGCCTATTTTCCGGCTAACACCAGCCCTCCCTCTATCCTGGCCGAACTCCTGACCGCCGGATTGGGAGCCCAGTGTATGGTCTGGCAAACCTCACCGGCGGCTACTGAACTCGAGGAAGTGGTAATGGAATGGCTCCGTCAGATGCTCCAGCTACCCGAGGGTTGGAAGGGAGTGATCCAGGACACCGCTTCCACGGCCACCTTGTGCGCGCTACTCACCGCCCGGGAAGTGGCTACCGAGTTTTCCGGAAACACTTTCGGTGTTCAAAAACCCCTGACGGTTTATGCCTCCGAGGAAGCTCACTCAAGTATCGAAAAGGGGATCAAGATCGCCGGTTTCGGGAAAACCAATCTCCGGCTGGTTCCCACCGACCGAAATTTTGCGATGCTTCCCGAAAAACTCGAGGAACTCATCAAGCGCGACAAGACCCAAGGTCTGACCCCGGCCTGTGTGGTGGCCTCCGTGGGCACCACCTCCTCCACCGCAGTAGATCCCCTAAAAGTCATCGGGGAAATCTGCCGCCGCCATCGTCTCTTTCTTCACGTCGACGCCGCCTTCTCCGGTACCGCGGCCATTCTTCCCGAGAAACGATCCCTCCTGTCCGGCGTGGAGTATGCCGACTCTTTCGTTTTCAATCCCCACAAGTGGATGTTTACGAATTTCGACTGCTCGGCCTACTTCGTCAAAGACCCAACGCTCCTGACCCGAACGTTCGAAATCCACCCGGAATACCTGAAAACCGGAGTAGACGCCCAGGTTTCAAATTTTCGGGACTGGGGGATTCAGTTGGGACGCCGCTTCCGGGCCCTGAAGCTCTGGTTCGTCATCCGCAGCTACGGGGTGGAAGGTCTGCGGTCAATACTGCGGGAACATTTACGCCTGGCCGAACAATTCAAGGAATGGGTGACGGCCGACCCCCGCTTTGAACTCATGGCCCCGGTCAGCGTGAGCCTGGTGTGCTTCCGGCTGAACGACGGGAACCGTTCGGAAGAAGACCTCACCACCATGAACCGGGAACTTCTGGAACGGATCAACGCCACCGGTCAAGCCTTTCTCACTCACACTGTCCTGCGGGGACGTTACGCCATCCGGATGGTCATCGCCTCCCGCCTGACCGAGGAACGCCATGTCCGGGCCACCTGGGACTTTATTCTTGAACAGGCGGAGAGTGTTTTAGGAAAATATCGAAAGTCGTGA
- the rhaS gene encoding rhamnose ABC transporter substrate-binding protein, which translates to MSKKVLLVFLSCLLLLGLFSVYAFAEGFDIAMVVKNVGNPFFDAVGRGGQAAADEMGNTLIFQGPPTPTVEGQIEIISHLIAQEVDAIAVSANDFYALVPAMQRARDAGILTISFDSGVHPDGRVLHINQADFEQIGRLQVQAIAEMIDYEGEIAILSAGATMTNQNIWIEWMREELKEPQYENVELVSVVFGDDLRDKSYNEAMGLFKSFPNLRGIISPTTVGIAATGKAISDAGLTGQVQLTGLGLPSEMAEWILAGVCQAMFLWNPVDLGYLTTYVAGLLLDGTISGAVGETLTAGRMGEKSITTTADGGLEVLLGPPFRFDATNIEEWKVVY; encoded by the coding sequence ATGTCTAAAAAAGTACTGCTTGTATTTTTGTCCTGCTTACTCCTGCTCGGTCTTTTCTCAGTGTATGCGTTTGCTGAAGGATTTGACATAGCCATGGTAGTCAAAAACGTCGGTAATCCTTTCTTCGATGCGGTTGGCCGGGGAGGCCAGGCCGCTGCTGACGAGATGGGAAACACTTTAATTTTCCAGGGTCCTCCCACTCCCACCGTGGAAGGACAGATTGAAATCATCAGCCACTTGATCGCTCAAGAGGTTGATGCCATTGCCGTATCCGCCAATGATTTCTATGCCTTGGTTCCGGCGATGCAACGGGCGAGAGATGCCGGAATCCTGACCATCAGCTTCGACTCGGGAGTCCATCCCGACGGGAGGGTTCTTCACATCAACCAGGCCGACTTTGAACAAATCGGCCGACTCCAAGTTCAGGCCATCGCGGAAATGATCGATTATGAAGGTGAGATCGCCATACTGAGTGCCGGTGCCACCATGACCAACCAGAACATCTGGATCGAATGGATGAGGGAAGAACTCAAAGAACCGCAGTATGAAAACGTGGAATTGGTCTCCGTCGTATTTGGAGATGACCTGCGGGATAAAAGTTATAACGAGGCTATGGGTCTGTTCAAGTCTTTTCCCAATCTCCGGGGAATCATCTCCCCCACCACGGTGGGAATCGCCGCTACGGGGAAAGCCATCTCCGATGCCGGTTTGACCGGGCAGGTTCAACTGACCGGCCTGGGACTGCCCAGTGAAATGGCCGAGTGGATTTTGGCCGGTGTCTGCCAGGCCATGTTCCTCTGGAATCCGGTAGATTTGGGATACTTAACAACCTATGTAGCGGGATTGTTGCTTGATGGAACGATCAGTGGAGCAGTCGGGGAAACCCTCACGGCCGGCCGGATGGGCGAAAAATCCATTACCACTACCGCTGACGGTGGGTTAGAAGTCCTGCTCGGCCCGCCCTTTCGCTTCGATGCGACGAACATCGAAGAGTGGAAAGTCGTGTATTGA